The following coding sequences lie in one Vibrio toranzoniae genomic window:
- a CDS encoding TRAP transporter substrate-binding protein, with the protein MKFIKNKIIAGVTIVATAMLSHAAAAANFKMAIGDAAGGTQWELATSFSELMEQKTDGKVKIDLFPNGQLGNEQDTVNDAAIGLLDFSVLAINNVTPFSPTVGLLTMPYVIQSAEEAVLLTQGQVGQDLVDNTIRDAGVRIVGWAYSGFRVLTNSKKPVASPEDLKGLVIRVPRNEIMIASYQAWGVNPTPMAWSETFTGLQQGVVDGQDNPYITVHAMKFNEVQKYVTNLRYIFSLEPLIVSETVFQQQTPEMQKIILEAGQEATEHSFAYLENTENKIREELQAKGMVFTDPADNEQEWISDVTKSVWPKFYSSIGGKDKLDDVLELLGRK; encoded by the coding sequence ATGAAATTTATTAAAAATAAAATTATTGCTGGCGTCACAATTGTAGCAACAGCGATGCTATCTCATGCCGCGGCAGCAGCAAATTTTAAAATGGCTATCGGCGATGCTGCTGGTGGTACGCAGTGGGAATTAGCGACATCATTTTCTGAATTGATGGAGCAAAAAACAGACGGTAAAGTCAAAATCGATCTGTTCCCGAATGGCCAATTAGGCAATGAGCAAGACACCGTAAATGATGCGGCAATCGGCTTACTCGACTTCTCTGTACTGGCGATCAACAACGTGACGCCTTTCTCTCCAACCGTTGGTCTATTGACCATGCCTTACGTCATTCAAAGCGCAGAAGAAGCGGTACTACTGACTCAAGGTCAAGTAGGCCAAGACTTAGTCGATAACACGATTCGTGATGCAGGCGTTCGCATCGTAGGTTGGGCTTATTCAGGCTTCAGGGTTTTGACTAACTCGAAAAAGCCCGTTGCTTCACCAGAAGATCTAAAAGGGCTAGTGATTCGTGTACCGCGTAACGAAATCATGATCGCGTCTTATCAAGCATGGGGTGTAAACCCAACGCCAATGGCATGGTCTGAGACTTTCACTGGCCTGCAACAAGGCGTGGTTGATGGTCAAGACAACCCATATATCACTGTTCATGCCATGAAGTTCAATGAAGTACAAAAGTACGTAACCAACCTCCGTTACATCTTCTCACTTGAGCCATTAATCGTTAGTGAAACGGTGTTCCAGCAACAGACGCCTGAAATGCAAAAAATCATTCTTGAAGCGGGTCAAGAAGCGACAGAGCACAGCTTTGCTTACCTAGAAAATACGGAAAACAAGATTCGCGAAGAGCTACAAGCAAAAGGAATGGTATTCACAGACCCAGCAGACAATGAGCAAGAGTGGATCAGCGATGTAACGAAATCAGTTTGGCCTAAGTTCTACTCAAGCATTGGAGGTAAAGATAAGTTAGACGACGTTCTTGAGTTACTAGGTAGAAAGTAA
- a CDS encoding TRAP transporter small permease has translation MSVAKTIKKHLNNIEEYTCCLLLASFVLLLFTQILTRQFFDYSIPWGDEVATYMFVWFAYLGAVVAAKMSAHNRVSFHFKFFPPIVQTVSETIADFLWLCFNGYFVYLSYDFVFNKMNLFWKSQTTGIPMKYFYMILPIAFSLMMIRIIWNNYERLFKGATNEDPEVKELRKMTAQKSAQ, from the coding sequence ATGTCAGTCGCTAAAACAATAAAAAAGCACCTTAACAACATTGAGGAATATACCTGTTGTCTGCTGCTCGCAAGCTTTGTCCTATTGCTGTTCACACAAATTCTTACTCGTCAGTTCTTTGATTACTCCATCCCTTGGGGTGACGAAGTCGCGACTTACATGTTCGTTTGGTTTGCTTATCTAGGGGCTGTTGTGGCGGCCAAAATGTCAGCTCACAACCGAGTGAGCTTTCATTTTAAATTCTTTCCGCCAATCGTGCAGACCGTGAGTGAAACCATCGCTGACTTCTTATGGCTCTGTTTCAACGGTTACTTCGTTTACCTCAGCTACGACTTCGTGTTCAACAAAATGAATCTGTTTTGGAAGTCTCAGACTACAGGTATCCCGATGAAGTACTTCTACATGATTTTACCTATCGCGTTTTCACTGATGATGATTCGAATTATCTGGAACAACTATGAGCGTTTATTCAAAGGCGCAACCAACGAAGATCCAGAAGTCAAAGAGCTGCGCAAAATGACGGCACAAAAGTCCGCGCAATAG
- a CDS encoding TRAP transporter large permease: MESYLTLILFGGFLTLLILGAPITVSLAGASMAAYMLLDKNPIALVQIAFTSVGNFPLMALPAFVLAGALMEAAGISKRLVDIAESLAGPVTGGLGAATVMACLFFGAISGSGPATTAAVGMLMVPAMVKRDYDKSYASAVTAASGGLGIIIPPSIPLVIFGISAMGLMAPPEAIAQHGQFASLSIPKLFVAGVVPGFIMASTLVVTNYFIAKREGYKGLTETWSFGDVRHYLRRGLWSILAPFLILGGIYSGMFTPTESAVVAIFYSLFVGLFIHRELSFKSVMKSLSTTTWITGRVLLILFAATVFGRLLIEQKIPVVVAESLLGFTDNMYMVWALTITLLLFVGMFMETLAAIMIIVPVLLPIMYMLGADPTHVGIVVVCTLSIGFATPPLGENIFVASGIGGATVEQITAKIHPFVLASVVGVFVIAFFPQITLWLPSLVGY; this comes from the coding sequence ATGGAATCCTATTTAACTCTAATTTTATTTGGTGGCTTTTTAACGCTGTTAATCCTAGGCGCACCAATCACAGTATCACTGGCCGGCGCTTCGATGGCGGCCTATATGTTGCTCGACAAAAATCCCATCGCTTTAGTACAAATCGCGTTTACCTCGGTGGGTAACTTCCCGTTAATGGCCCTGCCAGCCTTTGTTCTTGCAGGTGCACTAATGGAGGCGGCAGGTATCTCCAAACGTCTGGTGGATATCGCCGAAAGCTTAGCGGGTCCCGTAACAGGCGGCCTTGGCGCGGCAACGGTAATGGCGTGTCTTTTCTTTGGTGCTATCTCGGGTTCGGGCCCAGCAACCACGGCTGCGGTAGGCATGTTGATGGTGCCTGCGATGGTCAAGCGTGATTACGATAAGAGCTACGCATCGGCAGTGACGGCTGCATCCGGAGGGTTGGGCATTATCATCCCGCCATCCATTCCATTGGTTATCTTTGGTATCTCGGCAATGGGCTTAATGGCGCCACCAGAAGCCATTGCTCAACACGGTCAGTTTGCTTCTTTATCGATTCCAAAACTGTTTGTCGCTGGGGTTGTACCGGGCTTCATCATGGCATCGACGCTGGTGGTAACCAACTACTTCATTGCTAAGCGAGAAGGCTATAAAGGGCTGACTGAAACGTGGTCGTTTGGCGATGTAAGGCATTACTTACGCCGCGGATTATGGTCGATATTAGCACCGTTCTTAATTCTTGGCGGTATCTACAGCGGCATGTTCACACCAACAGAATCAGCGGTTGTCGCGATATTCTATTCGTTGTTTGTTGGGCTTTTCATTCACCGAGAACTGTCGTTCAAAAGCGTGATGAAATCTCTGTCGACCACGACATGGATCACAGGGCGTGTATTGTTGATCCTCTTTGCCGCTACCGTGTTTGGCCGCTTGTTGATCGAGCAAAAGATTCCAGTAGTGGTGGCGGAGTCGCTACTCGGTTTTACCGACAACATGTACATGGTGTGGGCGCTAACCATTACCTTGTTGTTGTTTGTCGGCATGTTTATGGAAACGTTAGCCGCGATCATGATTATCGTACCGGTCTTGCTGCCGATAATGTACATGCTGGGTGCTGATCCTACTCACGTGGGCATCGTGGTGGTGTGTACCTTATCGATAGGTTTTGCAACGCCGCCACTGGGGGAGAATATCTTTGTTGCCTCGGGGATAGGCGGAGCTACGGTTGAGCAAATCACCGCGAAGATCCATCCCTTTGTTCTTGCTTCTGTTGTGGGCGTTTTCGTTATCGCTTTCTTCCCACAAATTACGCTTTGGCTACCGTCCTTAGTCGGCTATTAG
- a CDS encoding cache domain-containing protein, with protein MNLSRITLIGCAVFAVVSGIGLRAEHSETAKETKPVNVLDISEPHVVSKAERRAKTLLAKAVIHVQKEGDDSVKDFMSDPEYIDGELYVFALGIDGQFLASGGSSMVLVGDSVLDTQDVYGNPFFREMITKAVHNGFGEVKYHWTNPTDRMGEPKTTFFERVGDVIVAVGYYPERSSAAEAKNLLARAMTAIVESEQESLAEFNDADGSFVEGDLYVFVMDMSSGKLLAHGVSPELVGRSHSEILSPDDKPILTEMLNLAKENGRGVYTYRWLNPQSSKVETKHTYYRVIDNKLVGVGYYTKSNNT; from the coding sequence ATGAATTTATCCAGAATCACCCTCATTGGTTGTGCCGTGTTTGCTGTCGTGAGTGGTATTGGTTTACGTGCTGAACATTCTGAAACAGCGAAAGAAACCAAGCCTGTCAATGTGCTCGATATTTCTGAACCACATGTTGTCAGTAAAGCTGAAAGAAGAGCCAAAACCTTGCTTGCGAAGGCAGTGATACACGTTCAAAAAGAGGGTGACGATAGTGTTAAAGACTTCATGAGTGACCCTGAATATATCGATGGGGAGCTCTATGTTTTTGCTTTGGGTATTGATGGCCAATTCCTTGCCAGCGGTGGCTCGTCAATGGTGTTGGTTGGTGACAGTGTTTTAGATACGCAAGACGTTTACGGCAATCCTTTTTTCCGAGAAATGATCACCAAAGCAGTACACAACGGTTTTGGTGAAGTGAAGTATCACTGGACCAATCCGACCGATCGTATGGGTGAACCGAAAACTACTTTCTTTGAGCGTGTGGGTGACGTGATTGTCGCTGTCGGTTATTACCCAGAACGTTCGAGTGCGGCCGAGGCAAAGAATTTATTGGCGAGAGCGATGACCGCGATAGTGGAATCAGAACAAGAGAGCCTGGCAGAATTCAATGACGCCGATGGCAGTTTTGTAGAAGGAGACTTATATGTGTTTGTGATGGATATGAGCTCTGGAAAGTTGCTGGCGCATGGGGTATCTCCTGAGCTTGTCGGGCGGTCACACAGCGAGATTCTAAGCCCTGACGATAAGCCAATTCTTACTGAGATGTTGAACCTTGCGAAAGAAAACGGCCGAGGTGTTTACACTTATCGCTGGTTGAACCCTCAGTCGAGTAAAGTTGAAACCAAGCATACTTATTATCGAGTCATCGACAATAAGTTGGTCGGGGTCGGTTATTACACAAAATCAAACAACACGTAA
- a CDS encoding malate synthase, producing MNMLTLDKTELHRNHSTFIAEAVFAVEMVKADKQLEKQKMAKQLLDTLFPLEAGSHEDAVSYEIDYRHVQVYFKNGEHTGLKRAKHFVAYTGDKSKPSAILFRDESGTHVEVTIGARKGTGHLELVDIQDIQLETCTTFGQTEASCSSGIRHWVSLVKGDEIGRPNASSEDKEFTAKNGEDYNLGFCFAI from the coding sequence ATGAATATGCTGACACTAGACAAAACAGAACTTCACAGAAACCATTCAACATTTATTGCTGAAGCTGTCTTTGCCGTCGAAATGGTGAAAGCAGACAAGCAACTCGAAAAACAGAAAATGGCAAAACAGTTGCTTGATACTCTATTTCCTCTAGAGGCAGGCTCGCACGAAGACGCAGTAAGCTATGAGATTGACTACAGACACGTTCAAGTTTACTTCAAAAACGGCGAACACACAGGTTTGAAACGTGCTAAGCACTTTGTGGCTTACACTGGCGATAAATCTAAACCTTCTGCAATCTTGTTCCGTGATGAGAGCGGCACGCACGTTGAAGTGACAATAGGTGCTCGTAAAGGTACGGGTCACCTAGAATTGGTTGATATTCAAGATATTCAGCTAGAGACATGCACCACGTTTGGCCAAACTGAGGCCAGTTGCTCTTCAGGAATCCGTCACTGGGTGAGCTTGGTGAAAGGCGATGAAATCGGTCGACCGAATGCATCGAGTGAAGACAAAGAGTTCACGGCGAAAAATGGCGAAGACTACAACCTAGGTTTTTGCTTTGCGATCTAA